A single Methanocaldococcus bathoardescens DNA region contains:
- a CDS encoding roadblock/LC7 domain-containing protein, whose amino-acid sequence MIDRILLELNKTEGIKGSMVVGKDGLVIASQLPGNVDAELVGAMASAAFGAAERTAAEIGMGNLEQTMIEGEHGKTLMVDAGEGILVVLTDAKVNLGLIRITMKRAAEKIKAMF is encoded by the coding sequence ATGATTGATAGAATTTTATTAGAGCTAAATAAAACCGAAGGTATCAAAGGTTCAATGGTTGTTGGTAAGGATGGTTTGGTTATAGCTTCCCAATTGCCGGGAAATGTTGATGCTGAATTAGTTGGGGCTATGGCTTCAGCAGCATTTGGGGCTGCTGAAAGAACAGCAGCAGAAATCGGAATGGGTAATTTAGAACAAACAATGATTGAAGGAGAGCATGGAAAAACTCTAATGGTCGATGCAGGAGAAGGAATTTTGGTAGTTTTAACTGATGCGAAGGTTAACTTAGGTTTAATTAGAATTACAATGAAAAGAGCTGCAGAGAAGATAAAAGCAATGTTCTAA
- the hypF gene encoding carbamoyltransferase HypF, producing the protein MGVKIRVKGIVQGVGFRPFVYRIAKKNNLKGYVKNMGNYVEIFVEGKKEDIENFINDLKNKKPPLSRIDKLDIKEIKETKEFDDFYIINSENTKEEEEGTIPADVAICDDCLAEMLDKNNRRYRYPFIACTNCGPRFTIVEKLPYDRENTSMRDFPLCGECLKEYKNPLDRRFHAQATCCPICGPKVFLSDGKDIIAEKDEAIREAVKLLEEGKILAIKGIGGTHLACKVSEDEPVLNLRERLGRPTQPFAVMSKVEYIELFAEIDKDEKNALVSLRRPIVVLRKNQDYDKYFSKYVSNLDTIGVMLPYSGLHYLLFDKEIAYVMTSANLPGLPMVKDNDEILKKLNDIADYFLLHNRRIVNRCDDSVVKKVANRLVFLRRSRGFAPEPIKVDIENNKNILCVGAELNSTACIVKRNKFYLTQYIGNTSKYETFCYLRDAINNILRLTNTNKIDAIVCDLHPQFNSTKLAEELAEKFGVEVFRVQHHFAHAYSLLGDNNYFDDAIILSLDGVGYGLDGNIWGGEVLLFKDCKMERVGHLEEQYQLGGDLATKYPLRMLLSILYKAIGEDVFDFIKGYNFFSEKELKLLKFQLEKKLNCPITTSTGRVLDAVSSLLGVCFEKTYDGEPSIRLEPVANRFKGDIEVEPRIKNNVLNTTELIYKSYEMLLNNESREKIAYFAHIYIADGLFEIAKKIANRFGINAIGITGGVSYNKIITERIMANVKKEGFNFIYHQRVPNGDGGISFGQGISYLFREG; encoded by the coding sequence ATGGGAGTAAAGATTAGAGTTAAAGGTATAGTTCAAGGGGTAGGATTTAGACCTTTTGTTTATAGAATAGCTAAGAAAAATAATTTAAAAGGCTACGTAAAAAACATGGGAAATTACGTAGAAATATTTGTTGAAGGAAAAAAAGAAGATATAGAAAATTTTATCAATGATTTAAAAAATAAAAAACCACCATTATCAAGAATTGATAAATTGGACATTAAAGAGATTAAAGAAACAAAAGAATTTGATGATTTTTATATTATAAATAGTGAAAATACTAAGGAAGAGGAAGAAGGAACCATCCCAGCTGATGTGGCAATATGTGATGATTGTTTAGCTGAAATGCTTGATAAAAATAATAGAAGATATAGATATCCATTTATTGCTTGCACAAACTGTGGGCCGAGATTTACTATAGTTGAAAAACTTCCCTATGATAGGGAAAATACTTCAATGAGAGACTTTCCTCTATGTGGAGAATGTTTAAAAGAATATAAAAATCCATTAGATAGGAGATTTCATGCTCAAGCTACTTGTTGCCCAATTTGTGGACCTAAAGTATTTTTGAGTGATGGAAAAGATATTATAGCTGAGAAGGATGAGGCAATTAGAGAGGCGGTAAAATTATTAGAAGAAGGAAAAATCTTGGCTATAAAAGGAATTGGGGGAACACATTTAGCTTGCAAGGTTAGTGAAGATGAGCCAGTATTAAATTTAAGAGAGAGATTGGGGAGACCAACACAACCATTTGCGGTGATGAGTAAAGTAGAATATATAGAGCTGTTTGCTGAAATTGATAAAGATGAAAAAAATGCTTTGGTATCTTTAAGAAGACCTATAGTTGTTTTAAGAAAGAATCAAGATTATGATAAATATTTTTCAAAGTATGTTTCTAATTTGGATACTATTGGAGTTATGCTTCCATATAGTGGGTTGCATTATCTTTTATTTGATAAAGAGATTGCCTATGTTATGACCTCTGCCAACTTACCTGGCTTACCAATGGTTAAGGATAATGATGAAATATTAAAAAAGCTCAATGACATTGCTGATTACTTTTTATTGCATAATAGAAGGATAGTAAATAGATGTGATGATAGTGTTGTTAAAAAGGTAGCTAATAGATTGGTTTTTTTAAGAAGGTCGAGGGGATTTGCCCCAGAGCCGATAAAGGTTGATATTGAGAATAATAAAAATATTCTATGTGTTGGTGCTGAGCTAAATTCAACCGCTTGCATTGTAAAGAGAAATAAGTTTTATTTAACTCAATATATTGGTAATACATCAAAGTATGAAACATTTTGCTATTTGAGAGACGCTATAAATAACATTTTAAGATTAACAAACACAAATAAAATTGATGCTATTGTTTGTGACTTACACCCTCAGTTTAATTCAACAAAATTAGCTGAGGAATTAGCAGAAAAATTTGGGGTTGAGGTTTTTAGAGTCCAGCATCACTTTGCACATGCTTATAGCTTATTAGGAGATAACAACTATTTTGATGATGCAATAATTTTATCGTTAGATGGTGTTGGTTATGGGTTGGATGGAAATATATGGGGAGGGGAAGTTTTATTATTTAAAGATTGCAAGATGGAGAGAGTAGGGCATTTAGAAGAGCAGTATCAATTAGGGGGAGATTTAGCAACTAAGTATCCTTTGAGGATGCTTTTGTCCATATTATATAAAGCCATTGGTGAGGATGTATTTGATTTTATAAAGGGATACAATTTCTTTTCAGAAAAAGAACTTAAGCTATTAAAATTTCAACTTGAGAAGAAGCTCAACTGTCCAATAACAACATCTACTGGTAGGGTTTTGGATGCTGTTTCATCATTATTAGGGGTTTGCTTTGAAAAAACCTATGATGGAGAGCCAAGTATAAGATTAGAGCCAGTGGCAAATAGATTTAAAGGAGATATCGAGGTAGAGCCAAGGATAAAAAATAATGTATTGAACACTACAGAACTTATTTACAAATCCTATGAGATGCTATTAAATAATGAAAGTAGAGAAAAAATAGCATACTTTGCTCATATTTATATAGCAGATGGTTTATTTGAGATTGCTAAGAAAATAGCGAATAGATTTGGAATAAATGCTATAGGCATTACTGGGGGAGTTTCATATAACAAAATAATAACTGAAAGAATTATGGCTAATGTAAAAAAAGAAGGTTTTAATTTTATTTATCATCAAAGAGTCCCTAATGGAGATGGGGGAATTAGTTTTGGGCAAGGTATTTCTTATTTATTTAGAGAGGGGTAG
- a CDS encoding sn-glycerol-1-phosphate dehydrogenase — MIITPRYTIIENGAINKIEEVLKKLNLRNPLIVTGRNTKKYCKFSYDVEYYDEILNSQIIEQKYIGYDCIIGVGGGRAIDTGKYLAYKLRIPFISVPTTASNDGIASPIVSIKQPSFMADAPIAIIADTEIIKKSPKRLLSAGMGDIVSNITAVLDWKLAYKERGEKYSESSAIFSKTIAKELISYVLNSDLSEYHNKLVKALVGSGIAIAIANSSRPASGSEHLFSHALDKLKEEYNLDVNSLHGEQCGIGTIMMSYLHEKENKKLFGLHEKIKMSLKKVDAPTTAKELGFDEDIIIEALTIAHKIRNRWTILREGLSREEAKKLAEETGII; from the coding sequence ATAATTATAACGCCAAGATATACAATTATAGAAAATGGAGCGATTAATAAAATAGAAGAAGTTTTAAAAAAGCTCAACTTAAGAAATCCACTAATTGTGACTGGAAGAAATACAAAAAAATACTGTAAATTTTCCTATGATGTTGAATATTACGATGAAATCTTAAATTCTCAAATAATTGAGCAGAAATATATTGGCTATGATTGTATAATTGGTGTTGGAGGGGGGAGGGCAATAGATACTGGGAAATATTTGGCTTATAAATTAAGAATTCCATTTATTAGTGTGCCAACAACTGCATCAAATGATGGTATAGCATCACCAATTGTATCTATAAAACAACCTTCTTTTATGGCAGATGCACCAATAGCTATTATTGCTGATACTGAGATAATAAAAAAATCCCCAAAGAGGTTATTGAGTGCTGGAATGGGAGATATTGTTTCAAATATTACTGCAGTTTTAGATTGGAAATTAGCTTATAAAGAGAGAGGGGAGAAATATAGTGAGAGCTCTGCTATATTCTCAAAAACAATAGCCAAGGAATTAATAAGCTATGTTTTAAATTCTGACTTGTCAGAGTATCACAACAAACTTGTAAAAGCATTAGTTGGGAGCGGAATTGCTATTGCTATAGCTAATTCATCTCGCCCAGCTTCTGGAAGTGAGCATCTCTTTTCACACGCTTTGGATAAGTTAAAAGAGGAATATAATTTAGATGTTAATTCCTTACATGGGGAGCAATGTGGAATAGGAACAATAATGATGAGCTATCTACATGAGAAAGAGAATAAAAAATTATTTGGATTGCATGAAAAGATTAAAATGAGTTTAAAAAAGGTTGATGCTCCAACAACTGCTAAAGAACTTGGATTTGATGAAGATATTATTATTGAGGCATTAACCATAGCTCATAAAATAAGGAATAGATGGACTATATTAAGAGAGGGGTTAAGTAGAGAAGAGGCAAAAAAATTAGCTGAAGAAACAGGAATTATTTGA
- a CDS encoding TIGR01177 family methyltransferase, with the protein MIGYVLNGEHEEIPFGELMALLEIFNYNGSVERLKRYVITEDSPAKDVVKRSGYIDEGHRIIFRYNLEEKDINLIDEITNDFINSFKEFIKNKDYPDIDGSKSFAVRVLKLHKDEFTKSIDSLKIEREIGGIIKLKTNAKVNLTKPDILVRVVILENTFFISNVLEMRDREYFQKNRPHLRKYFHPGCMLPKLARAMVNLARVKEGNVVLDPFCGTGGFLIEAGLIGAKLIGCDIDWRMASGTLINLEEYNLLDKVIKVKRLDAKYVKEFLNELNIEKVDAIVTDPPYGISTAKKGEIEKILEILPEVVKENGYFVFAYPKKIELDMKLEGLYKVYIHKGLIRHIHVYKKI; encoded by the coding sequence ATGATTGGATATGTTTTAAATGGAGAGCATGAAGAAATTCCATTTGGAGAATTAATGGCATTATTGGAAATTTTTAACTATAATGGAAGTGTTGAGAGGTTAAAAAGATACGTTATAACTGAAGATAGTCCAGCTAAAGATGTTGTTAAAAGAAGTGGATATATAGATGAGGGGCATAGGATAATATTCAGATACAATTTAGAAGAGAAAGATATAAATTTGATAGATGAGATTACAAATGACTTTATTAACTCATTTAAAGAGTTTATAAAAAATAAAGACTATCCTGACATTGATGGGAGTAAATCATTTGCAGTTAGAGTTTTAAAGCTACATAAAGATGAGTTTACAAAATCCATAGACTCATTAAAGATTGAGAGAGAAATTGGAGGGATTATAAAATTAAAAACCAATGCAAAAGTAAATTTAACAAAACCAGATATATTAGTTAGAGTGGTTATCTTAGAAAACACATTTTTCATTTCTAATGTATTAGAGATGAGGGATAGAGAATATTTCCAAAAGAATAGGCCACATTTAAGAAAATACTTCCATCCTGGTTGTATGCTACCAAAACTTGCGAGAGCTATGGTAAATTTGGCGAGAGTTAAAGAAGGAAATGTTGTTTTAGACCCATTTTGTGGAACTGGAGGATTTTTAATTGAAGCTGGTTTAATTGGGGCTAAGCTTATTGGTTGTGATATAGATTGGAGAATGGCTTCTGGAACTTTAATCAACCTTGAAGAATACAACCTATTAGATAAAGTAATAAAGGTTAAGAGATTAGATGCCAAATACGTAAAAGAGTTCTTAAATGAATTAAACATAGAAAAAGTTGATGCTATCGTAACAGACCCTCCTTATGGGATATCGACAGCAAAAAAAGGTGAAATTGAAAAGATATTAGAAATTCTTCCTGAAGTTGTTAAAGAAAATGGATACTTTGTTTTTGCATATCCAAAAAAGATTGAGCTTGATATGAAATTAGAGGGACTTTATAAGGTATATATCCATAAGGGGCTGATTAGACACATCCATGTTTATAAGAAAATCTAA
- a CDS encoding MATE family efflux transporter: protein MKNVEILLDDPKKAVIEVSKPIIVATFIESIYSLVDSIWVSGLGADALAAVGASFPILISLYAVSWGLSIGISSGIARRVGAKNKEEADKVANHAIILALIAGILYIIAVYPNLDTLFSLMGTYGLCKNLAIEYSKILVLGTVIFTICDALYGIFRGEGNTKIVMIASVLGTLTNIILDPIFIYLLNLGISGASYATLIAIVVSLLILAYELFIKKSCYVTVKLSKFKPDLKIITDLIGVGIPSTFIEITVAVSFFIMTSIIMMVGDSRGLAVYTGALRITEFGFIPMLGLASGATSVIGATYGAKSFEKLKTAYFYTIKIGVLMEIIIVALIMLLAPMLAYLFTYTKVSMGIHEELVGALRIVPLYLLFTPFILTTSAMFQGIGKGEKSLIIAIFRSLICHIFYAYIFAVILGLGMFGIYGGLVIGDFTAGMFAFLFGILTVKTLIKYSKIN from the coding sequence ATGAAAAATGTTGAAATATTGTTGGATGACCCAAAAAAAGCAGTAATTGAAGTATCAAAACCTATAATTGTTGCCACATTTATTGAATCAATTTACAGCTTAGTTGATAGTATCTGGGTTTCTGGATTAGGGGCAGATGCATTAGCTGCTGTGGGAGCGAGTTTTCCAATATTAATCAGCTTATATGCTGTCAGTTGGGGTTTGAGTATTGGGATTAGCTCCGGAATAGCAAGGAGAGTTGGAGCAAAAAATAAAGAAGAAGCTGATAAAGTTGCAAATCATGCAATTATATTGGCATTGATTGCTGGAATTTTGTATATTATAGCTGTATATCCAAATCTTGATACGCTATTTAGCTTAATGGGAACTTACGGATTATGTAAAAATCTTGCTATAGAGTATTCTAAAATACTGGTTTTAGGAACTGTTATATTTACAATCTGCGATGCGTTGTATGGAATATTTAGGGGGGAGGGGAATACAAAGATAGTTATGATAGCAAGTGTTTTAGGAACTTTAACAAACATCATCTTAGACCCAATATTCATCTACTTATTAAACTTAGGGATAAGTGGGGCAAGTTATGCAACGTTAATAGCTATAGTTGTATCTCTCTTAATTTTAGCTTATGAACTGTTTATAAAAAAATCATGTTATGTTACTGTTAAATTATCAAAATTTAAACCTGATTTAAAGATTATTACTGATTTAATTGGAGTTGGCATTCCATCAACATTTATAGAGATTACTGTTGCAGTATCATTTTTTATAATGACTTCAATAATTATGATGGTTGGGGATAGTAGAGGTTTAGCTGTCTATACTGGAGCTTTAAGGATAACTGAGTTTGGTTTTATTCCAATGTTAGGTTTGGCAAGTGGAGCAACATCAGTTATAGGAGCTACTTACGGAGCAAAGAGTTTTGAAAAATTAAAAACAGCTTATTTTTACACAATAAAAATTGGGGTTTTAATGGAAATTATTATAGTTGCTTTAATAATGCTTTTAGCTCCAATGTTGGCTTACTTATTTACTTACACTAAAGTTTCTATGGGAATTCATGAAGAACTTGTTGGAGCTTTAAGAATAGTTCCATTATATTTATTATTCACACCATTTATTTTAACAACATCCGCAATGTTCCAAGGAATTGGTAAAGGGGAAAAATCATTGATAATAGCCATATTTAGGTCTTTAATATGCCACATATTCTATGCTTACATATTTGCAGTAATTTTAGGATTAGGGATGTTTGGAATATATGGTGGTTTAGTGATTGGTGATTTCACGGCAGGAATGTTTGCATTTTTGTTTGGAATTTTAACAGTAAAAACATTAATCAAATATTCTAAAATAAATTAA
- a CDS encoding DUF367 family protein has protein sequence MPKLFIYHANQCNPKKCTSLKMAKMNKAILLKNPYKVPKNSIILNPYAEKALSPEDKKIVKKFGITALDCSWKEAELMFKKFKFKNQRSLPFLIACNPINYGKPCMLSTLEAFIAALYITNFKDEALDLTGCFKWAETFINVNNELLERYSNAKNSMEVVEIQQEFLQR, from the coding sequence ATGCCGAAGCTTTTCATATATCATGCAAATCAGTGCAATCCAAAAAAATGCACATCCTTAAAAATGGCTAAGATGAATAAAGCCATTTTGTTAAAAAACCCTTATAAAGTTCCAAAAAACTCAATAATTCTAAATCCTTACGCTGAAAAAGCTTTGTCTCCAGAAGATAAAAAGATAGTGAAAAAATTTGGCATAACGGCTCTTGATTGCTCATGGAAAGAAGCAGAGTTAATGTTTAAAAAATTTAAATTTAAAAATCAAAGGTCTCTACCGTTTTTAATTGCTTGCAATCCAATAAATTATGGTAAACCATGTATGCTTTCAACATTAGAAGCTTTTATCGCCGCTTTATATATAACTAACTTTAAGGATGAGGCATTGGATTTAACTGGTTGTTTCAAATGGGCAGAAACATTTATAAATGTTAATAATGAATTATTAGAGAGATACTCAAATGCTAAAAATTCAATGGAAGTTGTAGAGATTCAACAGGAGTTTTTGCAGAGATGA
- a CDS encoding 50S ribosomal protein L40e has translation MPFEEAMKRLFMKKICMRCNARNPWRATKCRKCGYKGLRPKAKEPRG, from the coding sequence ATGCCATTTGAAGAAGCAATGAAAAGGTTATTTATGAAAAAGATTTGTATGAGATGTAATGCAAGAAACCCTTGGAGAGCTACAAAATGTAGAAAATGTGGATACAAAGGTTTAAGACCAAAAGCAAAAGAACCGAGAGGATAA
- a CDS encoding stage II sporulation protein M gives MRDAYLMMVLMDALEEIFDLKEIIKSPIKNRKVVLFVSLVFILSLAISYILVINVKYFSYLGDMVFQNFQKHVENLKITLNEDSSTIILAIWKNNLTVCILNYIIGIFSLFVIVVNSYILSYVLYKFGAESFIYLVLPHGIIEIPALILSASSGILFNIGLVNFLTNIKFRTKREVLHYIKESLKLLVLSIILFIVAGIVEGTITFKIAKIMFS, from the coding sequence ATGAGAGATGCTTATTTAATGATGGTCTTAATGGATGCATTGGAAGAGATATTTGATTTAAAAGAGATTATAAAAAGCCCTATAAAGAATAGAAAAGTTGTTTTATTTGTTAGTTTGGTTTTTATCTTATCTTTAGCAATTTCATATATTTTGGTGATTAATGTAAAATATTTCTCGTATTTAGGAGATATGGTCTTTCAAAACTTTCAAAAACATGTTGAAAATCTAAAAATCACGTTAAATGAGGATAGTTCAACAATAATATTGGCTATTTGGAAAAATAACTTAACTGTCTGTATTTTAAACTATATTATTGGGATTTTCTCACTATTTGTTATTGTAGTAAATTCCTATATTTTATCATATGTGCTCTACAAATTTGGTGCTGAAAGTTTTATTTATTTAGTTTTACCGCATGGAATTATTGAAATTCCTGCTTTAATACTTTCAGCATCAAGTGGGATTTTATTTAACATAGGATTAGTGAATTTCCTCACAAATATCAAATTTAGGACTAAAAGAGAGGTTTTACATTATATAAAAGAGTCTTTAAAGTTACTTGTTCTCTCTATAATCCTATTTATAGTTGCTGGAATTGTTGAAGGGACTATAACATTTAAAATAGCTAAAATCATGTTCTCTTAA
- the hmgA gene encoding hydroxymethylglutaryl-CoA reductase (NADPH), giving the protein MNNYNDIIEKMLNGELKPYQLDKMFGSKIATEIRRKFIEKKVGIEFKHICNYSIDEEMAMKKNIENMIGAIQIPLGFAGPLKINGEYAKGEFYIPLATTEGALVASVNRGCSIITKCGGATVRVIDDKMTRAPCLKTKSVVDAIKVRDWIKENFEKIKEVAESTTRHGKLIRIEPILIVGRNLYPRFVFKTGDAMGMNMVTIATEKACNFIEEELKKEGVFVKTVAVSGNACVDKKPSGMNLINGRGKSIVAEVFLTEKEVNKYLKTTSEAIAEVNRLKNYIGSAISNSMGFNAHYANIIGAIFLATGQDEAQIVEGSLGITMAEVEDNGLYFSVTLPDVPIGTVGGGTRVETQKECLEMLGCYGDNKALKFAEIVGGAVLAGELSLLGALAAGHLGKAHQELGR; this is encoded by the coding sequence ATGAATAACTATAATGATATTATTGAAAAGATGCTAAATGGAGAGTTAAAGCCATATCAATTGGATAAGATGTTTGGCTCAAAAATTGCCACTGAAATTAGAAGAAAATTTATTGAAAAGAAGGTTGGAATAGAGTTTAAGCATATCTGCAATTACTCAATAGATGAAGAAATGGCTATGAAAAAGAATATAGAGAATATGATTGGAGCTATACAAATTCCATTAGGTTTTGCTGGGCCTTTAAAGATTAATGGAGAATATGCAAAGGGAGAGTTTTACATCCCATTGGCTACAACTGAAGGAGCTTTAGTAGCTTCAGTTAATAGAGGTTGCTCAATAATAACAAAATGTGGGGGGGCAACTGTTAGGGTTATAGATGATAAGATGACAAGAGCTCCCTGCTTAAAAACAAAGAGTGTTGTAGATGCAATAAAAGTTAGAGATTGGATTAAAGAAAACTTTGAAAAGATAAAGGAAGTTGCTGAATCAACAACAAGGCATGGGAAATTAATAAGGATAGAACCAATTTTAATCGTTGGAAGAAACTTATATCCAAGATTTGTATTTAAAACTGGAGATGCTATGGGCATGAACATGGTTACAATTGCCACAGAAAAGGCATGCAACTTTATAGAGGAGGAGTTAAAAAAGGAAGGAGTATTTGTTAAAACAGTTGCTGTTAGTGGGAATGCCTGTGTAGATAAAAAACCAAGTGGAATGAATTTAATTAATGGAAGAGGTAAATCTATTGTAGCAGAGGTATTTTTAACAGAGAAGGAGGTTAATAAATATTTGAAAACAACATCTGAAGCAATTGCTGAGGTAAATAGGTTAAAGAATTATATAGGTTCAGCAATAAGCAACAGTATGGGATTCAATGCTCACTATGCAAATATTATTGGAGCTATATTCTTAGCTACTGGACAGGATGAGGCACAAATAGTTGAAGGTAGTTTAGGAATAACAATGGCAGAAGTTGAAGATAACGGACTATACTTTTCAGTTACACTTCCAGATGTTCCAATTGGGACTGTTGGAGGAGGAACAAGGGTTGAGACACAAAAAGAGTGCTTAGAGATGCTTGGGTGTTATGGAGATAATAAAGCTTTAAAATTTGCTGAGATTGTCGGAGGGGCTGTGTTGGCTGGAGAGCTATCTCTATTAGGAGCTTTAGCTGCTGGTCATTTAGGAAAAGCTCATCAAGAACTCGGTAGATAA
- a CDS encoding HisA/HisF family protein, whose product MQIIPVIDLKDKIAVHGKSGNRDEYKPLKSVICKSSNPIDVAMAYKERGAETIYIADLNAIIGNGNNFEIIKEIDFVNKIVDIGIKKREDLENIKKFLNKKDRAIVATETLKEIELIKEKDIVVSLDFKNGKLLNYNLDEILSYVREDTPLIILDISSVGTQRGINVELIKYVLDKTNNPVYVGGGIKGMEDLELCYNLGVDGVLIATAIHKGILDLEEIINRFGK is encoded by the coding sequence ATGCAAATAATTCCAGTTATTGATTTAAAAGACAAGATAGCTGTGCATGGAAAGAGTGGAAACAGAGATGAATATAAACCACTAAAATCAGTTATCTGCAAATCATCAAATCCAATTGATGTAGCAATGGCTTACAAAGAAAGAGGAGCTGAAACTATTTACATAGCTGATTTAAATGCTATAATCGGAAATGGAAATAATTTTGAAATTATAAAAGAGATAGATTTTGTAAATAAAATTGTAGATATTGGGATAAAAAAAAGAGAGGACTTGGAAAATATTAAAAAATTTTTAAATAAAAAAGATAGGGCAATAGTGGCAACAGAGACATTAAAGGAAATTGAGTTAATTAAAGAAAAAGATATAGTTGTTAGCTTAGATTTCAAAAATGGAAAGCTTTTAAACTATAACTTAGATGAGATACTGTCATATGTTAGAGAAGATACTCCACTAATAATCTTAGATATTTCTTCAGTTGGAACTCAAAGAGGTATTAATGTAGAGCTTATAAAATATGTTTTAGATAAAACAAATAATCCAGTATATGTTGGTGGTGGAATTAAGGGGATGGAAGATTTAGAGCTATGCTATAATTTGGGAGTTGATGGAGTTTTGATAGCAACAGCAATACATAAAGGGATTTTAGATTTAGAGGAGATTATTAATAGATTTGGAAAATAA